ACTGAAATATTACAGCTCGTTGTTGATTTACCAATACCACCTTTTCCATAAACTGAGATTTTCACCTTGACTTTCTCCTAATCTTTTTTTGACCTTGATCGCATTATTGTCTATCTTTCTCGGAATGAAAAGAGGTTGCTTAATCATTTAACCTAGCTAGTTCTAGTTAAATCACTTAAAAAGCTAATTTATGCTTATTTTACAGTTTAATTCTGACTGAAGCTTAAATAAGTCAATAAATCATTTTTTTTGTTTTTACTTTTAATAATGCAAAACAATAAACAAATTCCCCACCAACATGCTAAATTGCTACTATAAATGAGTTCGGGGTTAGGTATTCCGTCTCTTCCTCTCCCCTATTCCCTTTTCAAGTAGAGCTATATAATTAAAAAAATGAAGTTGTAAATTATTATTAATTTTTAAATGTCTAGAAGATATTGGCGAGAATTTTTACGTTACCTAGTGATTATTTCCATACCCCTAAGTACAATTATCTATTTACTCAGAGGTATCGGTATTCTTTCGGGTATGTCTGGTGGGGTAATTTTGTTATTATTTTTATTAGCTTCTGTGAGCACTATTACTTATGGGCTAGAAAAAACCAGATAAAATAGAAAAAACAATAGGATATTCGAGCTATGTTTATAACCAATAAAGAAGCTAACTCTGAAGCAAGAGACTGCCAATTAGTAGATTTAGCGGCTAAAGCAATTTATGTAGATAATTTTTTAAAAGCAGAATCTTTATTACTCAAAGTTATTCAAAACACACCTACTAACTATATATATCAATATGAAGAAGCTAATCAATTAGTTATCAAGTTTTGGAATCAACAAGAATTTAATCAATATTATAGTTGGCAAAAAAAACAAGGAATTGATCAACAAATTGTTTGGATTAAATCCGCTTATCCTAGGGCTTTTTACTTTTTAGGAATACTCAACAATAAAACCCAAGAATATACTAAAGCTTTAGAATTTATCGAAGAAGGATTAAGTTTAGAGCCTACTAATACTAAACTTCTCTTAGAAAAAGCCAAAGCTTTCAAAGGATTAAAAGAATATCAACAAGCCTTAAAAATTTATGAGAGTATTAATCAACTTGGACCCTATATTAGTAAATATGATATTGCTAAAGCTTTACAAGAAAAGGCTTCCTTACATTTAGAGTTAGGAGATGTAGATAGAGCAGAAGAAATTTATCATCAATCACTTAATTGGGATACTTATAATGATCTAGCTATTCATAAAATTAAAGATATTCAGGAGTCTAGAGAGAGTCATTTAGGTAATTATCCTTTAACTTTAACCACCAAATCTAGTCATTTAGATAATAATCCTATTTATCAATCTTTGCTAGAAAGAGATTATTTAAAACAAGCTAAAAAATTAGAGCCTCGGGAATTTGCACAAATAGACAAAATGAAAAATAAAATTTATTTTCTTGTGTTGATTTCTGGTTGTTTATTGATTATGACCCTTGTTTTGTCTTTAATTAGTAGTTAGGAGCGTCAATGCGCTCCTTAATTAGCAAATTATAGCGAAGAAAAGAGACTCTCTTGAGAATTACTAGCTGTTTGTAAGAACTTTTGCTTAACTACTTGTCTAAAAGTAGTCATATTTTCTTGCCAAAGATTGAGGTATGTTTTTAATTTATCTAGTTTGAGATCATCGTCATTATCTTCGGGAAGATTGTAAGTAAAGTTGCCAGCAAACAAAAGACCGGCTAAACTTACCTTATTAGGAAGTTGTATTTTAGCTTCATTAATACCGAGATTGAAAATAGTTTGTTCTAACTGATAAGATAGATTTAAGCTTGCTTGAACTGGTGCTTGACCAAATTCTTTCCAAGAACCCTCATTTAATAAAACTTCTGTGATAAATTTTCTAGCTGCATCGGGATCGCCCTCTCCAAAAGGTACAATCATTTTGGGAGTAATATTGAGCCTTTGATATTCAGCATGAGGTAATTTAGTGATGTATTCTAAAACAACATTAGGAGACAAAAGCTCTTTAAGTTTTTTACCGTTGACTCCTTCGACAAAATTAACTACACCCGGTTGAGCGACGATACTAACCCCATTTTGAAAAGCAATCTGACTCATCCGTTGATTAGTAGCGGGTTGTTTGGCTAATTCCCAATTACGTGGCACAATTCCACTAGAGGTAAGAAACTCATAACTTAACATCATAGGATTGAGATTATTACCGACTAGGGAAAAACCAATCTCTTCGATTTCCTCTGTCAGTAGATTAGGATTTGGTATAGAAGTATTGGTGGCTGGTGTATTCATAGTTTCCTTAATTTCTTACTACTTCTAGATTAGCTTTTTTCGGTCACCTTTGTAGGATGATATTAAGTTTGATTAATTATTTAAAAATCTCCTAGTCAAGCTAGGAGAATATTAAGGGAGGCTTGGCTTACTTAATTGAAGCTACAGGTAATTGCATACCTTGCTCTTCTAGTATCTCATAATTGAGAGAGTTAGAGTTTTGATTATTTTTAGCACTACGGTAAAGCCAAAGTACAGGAATAACCCCTAGTATAATTCCAAGTATTACAGGTATATAAATACCTTCGGCTAGACTCATAATCATAGCAAAACCAAAATTACCTAGATAAACAATCAGAGGTGTTTCTAGTTGTATATTAGTAGATAAAGGTTTAAATTTCCAGAAAAAAGTAGCCACAATCATAAATACTACTCCAGTACCAAACCAACCGACAAAGTTCTGGTAAGGCATTCCAAAGAAAGCTCCAGGTTGCTCCCATAACCAAAAGGGTACTTTAGTTTGGCTCATCGCAGGATCTAAAACAAAGTCCCAGGAAGTTAATAATAATGACCCTAAAGAAATTACTAGGGGAATTTTGAGCCAATTAGTCAAATTGCGGTTAGAAAGTCCTAGAAGTGCGATTAAATAGGCGCTGAAGCCCAAATAAAACCAGGATAGGGGTATAGTAAAGGGTACTAAGCCGGCGATTTTGTAACCCAAACCGTTGAGATAGCGATAATGTCCAAAAGGAAAACCAGTACTAGTTCCTAGTAATTCGCTACCCAGAGAAATAAATAAAGCGGGCAACATAAAGGTCAACCAGTGCCATAATCCTAGACTACGATAAGCGTAGATAGCTACGGTTGCTATACCTAGGAGCATATATACCACTCCTCCACCAGCCATAGACCACCCAAAGGCTTTTTGACCAATTGCTGGTAAACTAGCGATAAATTGGGGATTAGGTAGGACGATTAATAATCCTGCTAAACCAAAGCCCATCGACAGGATATGACCAATTAGCAGACTCCTTTCTAGAGTCAGCAGTGATTTACTTGAGTTTGAATTCATCTGTTTTGTCAATTAAGTTAAATCGATTTTAACAATAGTTTACAAATCTTTAGCAAAAAATGTCACTAAGAGAAAGATTTTTTCCAGTGTTAAACCGCGGGAACGTAACGTTTTAAGAAATTTTCCAAGGTTTCTAGTTGAAAATCGTAAATCTGCTCCACTCTAGCCACTTCATCGGGAGTACAGAAGAATTCGTTGGCTAATAAAGTTCTTAATGTTCCCAATCCTCTCGCGATATCAGGATTGACTAAGCCAAAGAAGTTGCGCACACCGTCTAGTAATAATAGGGGAGGGTTGAGGATAATAGGGTCTTTCTGGTATAACTTAGCGAAAATTCCGGCGATATCTTCCCTTTTGAGGATTTCTGGTCCTCCTACGGGGATAATTTGATTAAATGCTCCTTCTTTAGTCACAGAGGCGATCGCTATCTTGGCTAAATCATCGGTACTAATGATCGAGGAACGATTTTGGGTGTCTCCAATCACTAGATAGATACCGGTTTCTTTGAATCTTTCTGCCAGGGGAATCAAACTACTAGCAAAACCAGAAGGTCTCAGAATAGTATATCTAACCCCACTGTTAACTAAATATTTCTCTACCTCTCGTTTAGCTTTAAAAACTGCACTATCTTGATAACCTCTATCTACACCAATGACGGAAATGTACACAAAGTGTTTGACACCATTTTTTTTAGCTTGGTCGATTAATTCGACATTAGCGCGATATTCGATCGCCTCTGTATCTCCTCCTGAGCCATGAGTAGAGATAATATATTCTACACCTTGACAAGCTCTAGCGATATCGCGATCTTGTTTTAAATCTCCTAGACAAATTTCCGCACCGAGAGTCTCTAACTCCTGATATTGAGATAATAATCTCACCATAGCTCTAACAGGGAGATTTTCTGCTCTTAATTGTTTAACGATTCTGCGTCCTAGTGAACCTGTAGCACCTGTAACTAAAAACATTTTATACTCCTATCGTTAATATTGTAAGGGTTTTTTCTTTTTACTAGTAACGAGTAATCCCCAAGCAAGAGGGAGGATCGCGCCTAAAATCAGACCAAAACCCACGCAAAAGGCTAATAAAACTCCTATGGGCATTGTAATCGATTCCCAAACTAAAAAACTGATACTAACTGGTTGGATATTTTGAATCGAAAAAACCGCAACACTGACAATCCAACCCATGATTAGAGTAGCTGCGATTAAATTAGCTAGGTTTTTCATCATCTAAATTCCATGACTTTTGCCAATTACCCAATGACGACGGAAAAAACGCGCTAGACTAGACTCTTCTAAGGATAAATAAATTGGTCTTCCGTGGGGACAAGTACGAGGATTGCGCGTCATTTGCCATTGGTCAAGTAAGTTTTGCATTTGTGTTAAGCTTAATTCTGTACCATTGCGGATTGCACTACGACAAGCGATCGCCACTTGTGCACTGTCTAAATCCCCACCTTGACTTAATTCTATCAAAGCTTCATGACAATCAGAGCGATTAACTAAAGTAGCGGGAATATTGCGGATCAACCAGGTTTGTTCTCCAAAATTTTCTACTATTATCCCTAAATTTTCTAAGTTTTCCCTAGCTTGATTACTAATTGTATTGAGCATAATTGGTTTATCTAGAGCAACTAAAGACCAATCTTGTTGTAATTGTTCGTAGATAACTCGTTCATGAGCTATATGTTGTTCAATCAACCATAAACCATTACTATGTTCAGCGACTATATAAGTGCGATGAACTTGAGTTAAAGCTTTTAATTGCATCAGACTGATTTCTGATTGGGGAAGTTTATTAAGATGATAACCTTGTTGAGGCTCGGAAACTTTCAGTAATTGTTTAACTCGTTGATTGTGAACCCCAGGCTCTAGATGTTCTAAATTAAGTTTAAATATTTCTGTTAGTGTGGTTTTAATTTGCTCTTGGTAAAAAGTGTTATTTTCTAGATATACTTCTGATTTAGCGGG
The sequence above is drawn from the Gloeocapsa sp. DLM2.Bin57 genome and encodes:
- a CDS encoding carotenoid biosynthesis protein, with translation MNSNSSKSLLTLERSLLIGHILSMGFGLAGLLIVLPNPQFIASLPAIGQKAFGWSMAGGGVVYMLLGIATVAIYAYRSLGLWHWLTFMLPALFISLGSELLGTSTGFPFGHYRYLNGLGYKIAGLVPFTIPLSWFYLGFSAYLIALLGLSNRNLTNWLKIPLVISLGSLLLTSWDFVLDPAMSQTKVPFWLWEQPGAFFGMPYQNFVGWFGTGVVFMIVATFFWKFKPLSTNIQLETPLIVYLGNFGFAMIMSLAEGIYIPVILGIILGVIPVLWLYRSAKNNQNSNSLNYEILEEQGMQLPVASIK
- a CDS encoding SDR family oxidoreductase — protein: MFLVTGATGSLGRRIVKQLRAENLPVRAMVRLLSQYQELETLGAEICLGDLKQDRDIARACQGVEYIISTHGSGGDTEAIEYRANVELIDQAKKNGVKHFVYISVIGVDRGYQDSAVFKAKREVEKYLVNSGVRYTILRPSGFASSLIPLAERFKETGIYLVIGDTQNRSSIISTDDLAKIAIASVTKEGAFNQIIPVGGPEILKREDIAGIFAKLYQKDPIILNPPLLLLDGVRNFFGLVNPDIARGLGTLRTLLANEFFCTPDEVARVEQIYDFQLETLENFLKRYVPAV
- a CDS encoding LapA family protein translates to MMKNLANLIAATLIMGWIVSVAVFSIQNIQPVSISFLVWESITMPIGVLLAFCVGFGLILGAILPLAWGLLVTSKKKKPLQY